A part of Podarcis muralis chromosome 15, rPodMur119.hap1.1, whole genome shotgun sequence genomic DNA contains:
- the LOC114585959 gene encoding caspase-3-like: MASQTKSRALIIVNYNFHGRNVESTLTERPGARKEADRIFIALSKCHYAVKFHFDLTAKEIEELYEEECHADHGEFFVSILSSHGEEGIIYDCEGQPVHLKRIFQILEPERCHKLAGKPKIFFIQACRGVEIDQGVWLQTDSGEAQTECFSHYLSVPQDMAVMYSCCPGYASFINRWESMFLKALLDLLEGEECHLEVARLMTRISRTVALQEAKGKYRGGKEMPCFVTKMVREVYPFSQGRQASGDLSSSNRECSSNEV, encoded by the exons ATGGCGAGCCAAACGAAGAGCAGGGCTCTGATCATTGTCAATTACAATTTCCACGGAAGAAATGTGGAAAGCACACTCACCGAAAGACCGGGAGCCAGGAAGGAAGCAGACAGGATTTTCATAGCATTATCCAAGTGCCATTATGCCGTGAAATTTCACTTTGACTTGACAGCTAAAGAAATAGAAGAACTTTATGAGGAAG AATGTCACGCAGATCACGGGGAGTTTTTTGTAAGCATTCTGTCCAGTCACGGAGAAGAAGGGATTATCTATGACTGCGAAGGACAGCCAGTTCATCTCAAGCGTATTTTCCAGATATTAGAACCTGAAAGGTGTCACAAACTGGCTGGGAAACCCAAAATCTTCTTCATTCAG GCCTGCCGTGGAGTGGAAATTGATCAAGGTGTTTGGCTGCAGACAGACAGTGGTGAAGCACAGACTGAGTGTTTCTCACACTATCTCTCCGTTCCTCAAGACATGGCAGTGATGTATTCTTGCTGTCCAG GCTATGCTTCGTTCATCAATCGGTGGGAATCCATGTTCCTCAAGGCCTTGCTGGACCTGCTAGAAGGAGAGGAATGCCATCTTGAAGTTGCCCGTTTGATGACCCGAATTAGCAGGACAGTCGCCTTGCAGGAAGCGAAAGGGAAATACAGAGGGGGTAAAGAAATGCCCTGCTTTGTCACCAAGATGGTGAGAGAGGTTTACCCCTTCTCACAAGGAAGACAGGCCTCAGGTGATCTCTCCAGTTCCAACAGGGAGTGTAGCAGCAACGAAGTGTAA